The DNA sequence GTCGAGTACGGGATCGGTGGTCATTTCAGGTCGCGTGTAACCGGCGTGTGTTGCCAGGTGCGCGAGACCGAACAGGACGTCGATCTGGGCCAGTACTTCTGCAGTCCGCTGGGTACGAGTGGCTTCTTTCGCGACCTTCTCCCTAAGCGTGTCGAACATGGTCTGTTCGAGTTCAATCGCCCGTTCTTCTGCTTTGAGTACTTTTTCTTCGTACTCTTTGAGTTCGGGAGTGATGTAGCGTTCCTGATTTTTCAATGTCTGTTTGCGGATGTAGTGTTCGGGGACTTTGTCCGCGTGGGCCGCTGAGACTTCCAGGTAATAGCCGAAGACTTTGTTGTAACCGACTTTGAGATGGGGAATGCCAACCCGCTCCGATTCTTCATTCCGATAGCTGGCGATCCATTCCTTGCCCCCTTTAGAGAGCGAACGCAGTTCGTCCAGCTCATCGCTGAAGCCTGAGCGGATGACGCCCCCTTCGTTGAGTGTCAGAGGCGGGTCTTCGACGATCATGGTTTCAATCTCATTGCGGACTTCTGCACAGAGATCGATTCCCGCTTCGAGCGACTGCAGCAGTTCTGCTTTGCGTCCCGATAGTTTTGCTTTCAGTTTTGGCAGCAATGCCAGAGTCTGTGCCAGGAAGCTGAGGTCCCGGGCACTGGCACGTCCCGTAGCGATTCGTGCCGTCAGACGCTGCAGATCGTATGTTTTTGAAAGTTGTTCCCGCACATCATTGCAGAGCACCGGGTTTTGTGAGATCTCTTCAACAGAATCGTGGCGTTTCTGGATTTCATCCAGACTGGTGAGGGGGTTGGCAATCCAGTCGTTGAGCAGGCGGGCTCCCATGGAAGTCACGGTCTCGTCCAGGACGGAAATCAGACTGCCTTCCCGTTTTCCTTCGCGGATCGTCCGGGTCAGTTCCAGGCTGCGGCGGGTTGCTTCGTCGATCAGCAGACGATCGCCCCGTTCGTACGGTTCGATCTGGTTGATATGCGGAATGGCACTCCGCTGGGTTTCCTGAACGTATTCCAGCAGGGCGCCGGCAGCAGTGATGGCGGGCGTTCCCTGTTCCAGGTTGAAGCCTTCGAGGGTTTTGGTGCCGAAATGTGTGAGCAGGAGCTTTTCGCATTCCTCTTCTGCAAACGTCCAGGAAGGGCGTTCTGACAGCATCGTTTCCAGATGTCCGATGGCGTTCTGAAGTGCTGTGTTCCCCTCGGCAAAGATGCACTCAGCAGGATGGATCCGCGCCAGTTCGTCGACCAGATGTTCTGCCGTCGTATTGGACGTGAGGAAACGCCCCGTCGAAAGTTCCAGCCAGGCCAGGCCGATATCACTTTTGCCGAAATAGATACTGGCCAGAAAGTTATTTTCATGCGGGTCGAGCAGGGCGTCATCCGTTAGAGTTCCAGGTGTAATCACACGGGTGAC is a window from the Gimesia benthica genome containing:
- the mutS gene encoding DNA mismatch repair protein MutS, giving the protein MAKTGKKLTPMMERYLEVKHQNPGTLLLFRMGDFYELFYEDAEIAARILGITLTSRDKNSSNPIPMAGFPHHSLDSYLYKLIHAGYRAAICDQVEDPKKAKGMVKREVTRVITPGTLTDDALLDPHENNFLASIYFGKSDIGLAWLELSTGRFLTSNTTAEHLVDELARIHPAECIFAEGNTALQNAIGHLETMLSERPSWTFAEEECEKLLLTHFGTKTLEGFNLEQGTPAITAAGALLEYVQETQRSAIPHINQIEPYERGDRLLIDEATRRSLELTRTIREGKREGSLISVLDETVTSMGARLLNDWIANPLTSLDEIQKRHDSVEEISQNPVLCNDVREQLSKTYDLQRLTARIATGRASARDLSFLAQTLALLPKLKAKLSGRKAELLQSLEAGIDLCAEVRNEIETMIVEDPPLTLNEGGVIRSGFSDELDELRSLSKGGKEWIASYRNEESERVGIPHLKVGYNKVFGYYLEVSAAHADKVPEHYIRKQTLKNQERYITPELKEYEEKVLKAEERAIELEQTMFDTLREKVAKEATRTQRTAEVLAQIDVLFGLAHLATHAGYTRPEMTTDPVLDIRESRHPVLDRLQPSGEFVPNDVLLGEPYGRVQIITGPNMAGKSTYIRQAALLTLMAQIGSFIPASEARIGIADRIFARVGASDELSKGQSTFMVEMTEAARILNSASDRSLVILDEIGRGTSTYDGISLAWSMTEFLHDQIKARTLFATHYHELTELTQTLKQASNWNVAVHEQDGEIVFLHKIVEGSANKSYGIHVARLAGIPDQVIQRANQILATLEKDHFDDSGQTTIPPRKQKKSMHQQLSLFGNAPHPVLDEIRDLNVDEMTPLAALEELYRIREQLN